One segment of Candidatus Hydrogenedentota bacterium DNA contains the following:
- a CDS encoding cofactor-independent phosphoglycerate mutase: protein MRYVVLVGDGMADFPLSELDNRTPLEVAFTPSMDELARMGACGLFCPIPSDTPPGSDIGNLSLFGYDPKSAYTGRAPLEAANQGITLAPNQVAFRCNLVTLRDGRMADFTSGHISSEESAQLMAALNDRLQGFPVYFSPGVGYRNLAIVTAPPDQVAELANIVCTPPHDITDQPYADHLPSGPGSEFPRALMEASRPVLADHPVNRARMAEGKNPATSVWLWGQGLSPKLSSYRERFALTGAVISAVDLVNGIGVAAGLNVIKVPGATGYLDTNYKGKVSAAQQALREFDFVYLHVEAPDETSHQGRTDLKIRAIEDFDAYVVAPFLEYLSAHPHTRILVAPDHVTAISTRTHAHGPVPFVLAGEGIAGCPAEAYSESAARATGVLIEEGHTLVPRILQSERVDFMAGPAPCAS from the coding sequence GTGCGATATGTAGTGCTTGTCGGCGACGGCATGGCCGATTTTCCGCTTTCTGAATTGGACAACCGTACCCCCTTGGAGGTTGCGTTTACCCCTTCGATGGACGAATTGGCGCGAATGGGCGCTTGCGGCCTGTTCTGTCCCATTCCGTCCGACACGCCACCCGGCAGCGACATCGGCAATTTGTCGCTTTTCGGGTACGATCCGAAATCGGCGTATACCGGCCGGGCGCCGCTTGAGGCGGCCAATCAGGGCATCACCCTCGCCCCGAACCAGGTTGCGTTTCGCTGCAACCTCGTTACCCTGCGCGACGGGCGCATGGCCGATTTCACGTCCGGACATATTTCCTCCGAGGAATCCGCCCAACTCATGGCGGCGCTGAACGATCGGCTCCAGGGTTTCCCGGTGTACTTTTCGCCGGGGGTCGGTTATCGCAACTTGGCCATCGTTACGGCGCCGCCCGATCAGGTCGCCGAATTGGCGAACATCGTCTGCACGCCGCCCCATGATATCACGGATCAGCCGTATGCGGACCACCTGCCTTCCGGACCCGGATCGGAATTTCCCCGCGCGCTGATGGAGGCGTCGCGTCCCGTGTTGGCTGATCATCCGGTCAACCGGGCCCGGATGGCCGAAGGCAAGAATCCCGCCACGTCGGTCTGGCTCTGGGGACAGGGCCTATCGCCGAAACTTTCATCCTACCGGGAACGCTTCGCCCTGACGGGGGCGGTCATCTCCGCGGTCGATCTGGTCAACGGCATCGGGGTTGCCGCCGGCCTGAACGTGATCAAGGTGCCCGGCGCCACGGGGTATCTCGACACGAATTACAAAGGCAAAGTGTCGGCCGCCCAACAGGCGCTGCGCGAATTCGACTTCGTCTACCTTCACGTCGAAGCGCCCGACGAAACCAGCCACCAGGGCCGGACCGATCTCAAGATTCGCGCAATCGAGGATTTCGACGCCTACGTCGTCGCCCCGTTTTTGGAGTATTTGTCCGCGCATCCACACACCCGGATTCTCGTGGCGCCCGATCATGTCACCGCAATTTCGACGCGCACCCATGCGCACGGCCCCGTCCCCTTTGTGCTTGCCGGCGAAGGCATCGCGGGTTGCCCGGCGGAGGCTTATTCCGAATCCGCCGCCCGGGCCACGGGCGTCTTGATCGAAGAAGGCCACACGCTTGTGCCCCGCATTCTGCAATCGGAACGCGTTGATTTCATGGCCGGTCCGGCGCCATGTGCGTCATAG
- a CDS encoding TIM barrel protein: MPAIRVGNAPCSWGALEFESLEGESAGFRRVLDEMAATGYAGTELGDWGFMPTEPDRLRAELESRGMTLIGAFVPVALKEPALHAEGEAAALRVARLLAAASPGNRPFLVLADDNGTDPVRTKNAGRIAPDMGLSDAEWEAFAEGTNRIARAVKAACGLRTVFHHHCGGYIETPDEVARLMAMTDPGVVGLVLDTGHYAYGAGNSDAVIEALDRFADRIWHMHFKDCDPGVAARARAEKHDYFEAVGHGVFCELGRGCVDFGAVMERLNARAYAGWVVVEQDVLPGMGTPMESARRNRAFLATLGL, translated from the coding sequence ATGCCGGCGATTCGCGTGGGCAACGCGCCGTGTTCGTGGGGCGCGCTGGAATTCGAGAGTCTGGAAGGCGAGAGCGCGGGATTCCGCCGTGTGCTCGATGAAATGGCTGCGACCGGTTACGCCGGCACGGAACTGGGGGACTGGGGTTTCATGCCCACCGAACCGGATCGGCTGCGGGCGGAACTCGAATCGCGCGGCATGACGTTGATCGGCGCTTTCGTGCCGGTGGCGTTGAAGGAGCCGGCCCTGCACGCCGAAGGCGAGGCGGCGGCGCTGCGCGTGGCGCGTCTGCTGGCCGCGGCATCGCCCGGAAACCGGCCGTTTCTCGTTTTGGCGGACGACAACGGCACGGATCCCGTTCGCACGAAAAACGCCGGGCGTATTGCGCCGGACATGGGCCTTTCCGATGCCGAATGGGAGGCGTTCGCCGAGGGAACGAACCGTATTGCGCGCGCTGTAAAGGCCGCGTGCGGACTCAGGACGGTGTTCCATCATCACTGCGGCGGATACATCGAAACGCCGGACGAGGTTGCACGGCTCATGGCCATGACCGACCCCGGCGTGGTGGGGCTGGTTCTCGACACCGGCCATTATGCCTACGGCGCGGGAAATTCCGATGCCGTCATCGAGGCGCTGGATCGCTTCGCGGACCGAATCTGGCACATGCACTTCAAGGACTGCGATCCCGGTGTCGCCGCGCGCGCCCGCGCCGAAAAGCACGATTACTTCGAGGCGGTTGGCCATGGCGTCTTTTGCGAGTTGGGGCGCGGCTGCGTTGATTTCGGCGCGGTGATGGAGCGGCTGAACGCGCGCGCGTATGCCGGCTGGGTCGTCGTGGAACAGGATGTCCTTCCGGGCATGGGCACGCCGATGGAAAGCGCCCGCCGCAACCGGGCTTTTCTCGCCACGCTCGGCCTATAA